The genomic region CcttgcagaacatacacattctacttattaaacttaaatgatcttcaataattttaatgaaaTAGTGATACTCGTAAAACATACTTcacaaataatatattttatagtgttttgattgcataacATATGGTCTCCAAGATATTTTATAGTTACGTTGCCTTGTTGGATTAACCGCAAGTGCCACACAAACTCCTTAATCCCCTCACTTTCAAACCCTAAACCCCCTAATACCTCCAATGAACGGCCACGATTCCATCTCCGACCACCCCCTCATCTCTCCCCTTTCACCACCGCCAGAACCCCGACCCGAAACTTTACCTGAACCCCAACCCGAAACTGTACCCGAACTCGAGTCCATCCAACCACTCGCCACCACCGCCGACCCTGTACCCGAACCCGGCGAGAAGCGCAAACAACCCGAACCCGACTCCGAACCAATTGCACCACCGCCGGAGAAATCAAAACACCCGCTATGGAAAACGAGCTTGTGCTCGTACTATCGTCGAACAGGTGGTGAGTGTAGCCACGGCGAGACGTGTCGATACGCGCATAGCGAAGAGGAGCTGAGACAACGGCCGGATAATACTTGGGACCCGACATCGGAGAGGGGGAAGAAGATGAAGAATGAGAATGGAGAGAGTGTGGAAGTTAAGAGAGGAGGTGATGAGGTTTTGAATACGGAGACAATTGGGGAATGTTGTTCGGATGATGTGTTGCAGAAGTGTTTTGTTAATTTGCCAATGAGGTGGAGTTCGGATAATTTACGCTCCTTTCTTACTGATAATGTGAGTACCAGATTTTTTCTTATTTCTTACAGGAAGTCCAATGCTAGATGCAAGATGACTATAGCCATTGCTATAATTTGGCATCAAAAAGTATTTTTTAGTGTCAACCCCAATGCTACTTGCATTTTGAAACCAAATAATTTCAAATTTAACTCATCTTTGTCTTTTCATATATCTTATTCAAAGTTTACGGATATGCATGATGTGGCATGGATGCATAAATGTATCGTTGGTTTCAAATTTTGAACCAATGACGCATATTTGCATCGAAGGATAGAACTCCTTTGGAGTTGAAATTTTTAGCATTTGGTTTCAAATTATGGAAATGACACCACTTGTAGCATTGCATTCATAGCAttgcattggacttgctcttatGAATTCATGTATGTATACATAAATTAATATATGCAATCAAGGAAGTAGAGGTGATTGTCCGAGGCATGAAATCGTATATATTACTGCATTTAAGAATCGTTTAGAAGTAGTATTATGAGAAATGTGTAATATGCATGATGTAAGTTGTTTAAGGATGTGTGATAATGCAGTTGAAATTTTGATATAAAGAAAGAGATTGAGCAGAATAACAAATACGGGTAGGTGGGAGTGTTACGATTAAATTTCAAAGAAAGAGATTGAGCAGAATAACAAATACGGGTAGGTGGGAGTGTTACGATTAAATTATTGCTAAGATATAGGTCTTGTTTACATAGATAATTTATCATTTTGACCAGATAATGGTGCAGAACGAATAATACTCGATTTAAAAATGCGGATACGGGGAGTATGTATATTGTCCCTTGCTCCACACTCGGCGTGCAAGTTATCTATATTTAAGTAATATACATATTTAAACTTAATTATGTAGTTATCAGCTTGTAATCTATACTATTTTTTCATGTATTAAATTAGTTTGATACGTTTTGATTATACAAATTTATTTAGATTTGTTAAGGAGTAAGGACTAATTGGAAACCTATATTatactaataaaaatattttttttgatatAGATAAAATACAAAAGGAGTTAAAAATTAATGGTAAGTGGATAATAACTGCTCCCCTGATCCACATGGGGTGGATATGAGTATATACCCGCTAATATAAGGGATGCAGAATTGAAATTTATTTTAGGTGCCAAAAGAATAGTGGATACTATAAAACCCGCCCCGAACGCTACCCATTGCCATCCCATCTCTGCTTTACTGACGCCTTACTTGCTGCAAATTCCAACTATTACTGATTTCACTGATTTTTTTGAAGACATGAAGGTTATAAGGTAACAATGGTGGTAACTTGCGGGTGGAAGACGATCAAATGATATGCATATTTCACCGGAAAGAGTTGGTAAATGAAGGAGCATGACAGATAGACTTGGGCTATCAGTACCTATGTAGGACACATTGTTTAACCTTACCCGCAATAAAAAAGATATACACCATAGATCAGTTCATGTGTATCATATACAATCTAATTACCTAAGTCTCTCTCTCAAATTCCATACCAAATCACTATGTTTTTTCACCCACACTACCACTTCTCTCCAATAATATATTTATCATGTTGTCTTCCTTCAAAAAATAGCCGCTATCACTATCGTGCACACTTACTCAACTTCGTTTTTAATGAAATTGGCGCTGATATATCGAGGAAAATAAGGAAATAGTGACAATTCAGCGCCACAATCACGAGGCCATGAGATACCTTTTGCAATATGTAGTGCGGAAGGGAGGAGTATATAGAGATGGAAAAAGTTCATGTAATATCTCCCCTTTGTGGCATGGAAACATACTTTCCATTTTAACTATCCTTTTCCTTTGACTTAATTTTCTAGCCCAAGCAAACATTGGAAAATGGGGATAATATTTAAGCAAAAAAACGGGGCCTTAATGTAAGTCACTTAAATGAGTATTTCATACTAGTTTTCATATTTGACTTTAATTTAGTTACAAGTCCTTTTCTCTAGTGTTTTTAAAGTTAAATATGTTGTGGTTTATAATGATCCATTTATGTTTTTTCAATCGTTATAAGTGTTTTTATGATATTCAGCGAGGGTATCCATGTGAAGATAGATTCCAAAGGTCACGAAGGAAGAATCATTTAATAGTTGCCCTAAACTTTAAAGTTGTATGTCATGTCAGCATTAGACCCGTGTTAttagtataataataaaataactaAGAAGTGCTCGTTTACATGTATTGGACCCTAAATGAactattttttttctttgaaTATATGGATCAACGTGTGAGTGGAGGAGACATATGGCCATTCACCATTGTAATGTTATTATGAAAGTAAAAAACAAGAATCGTGTCAGGGAAGCCTAGCATTAGTATTATTAGTAGTTAGTAGTATGTAAAGGTACTATAGTCTTTTACCAAGGGTTTGTTTGGAATTACTGTTAAAAGTTGACGGGCTGTTACAAAAAAAGTGTTATAAAAttcagatgactgtttggtaatatatttgatatgtatatgttttcatataaaaattaaaaaaataatgcTTTTGGTGAGGAATGATGGTGAAATCAGCAACTGCTTCCCGCATAGGCTGAAAAGCAGTTTTTTTCTACCGGTTGACATGCTTTTTCTAACCGCAGCTTTTACGTAAAAAGCACTTTCCGGGAGAAACAACTTTTGAATTTTAAACAGTTTTTAGCTGCTTTTCAACAAAAAGCTAATGTTTTTTATCTACAACAATAATGCCAAACATACTGTAATGAGTATAAATGATACACGAAAACGGTCAAAAAGCCCAAAGAAAGTAATTGGGAGCAATATAATAGACTTTGGAAGCCCGTTTATTTGATTATTCAATAATAAGTTCAGttattttattagttttattttaatTAGGAAAATAGATTATTATACATATAGTTTTAATTTTTGTAAATCAGCAGAGAATATTATTATTGAAATTGATCAGTGTTGTTTTCTGAAATTTCTTGAGAGTTTTCTACCCTAACCCTAAATCATCCCCATCCCCTATCAAGTGGTATCACAACCAccattctttcaaccacatcaGCCACCGACAACCTACCAGACAGCTATTATAGGTCACCGACAACTACCACCAGCCATCGGCAACATCCAGCAGCCTCCGACAATCACCAGCAGCCTCCGACAGCCACAAGACAGCCGCCATTAGCCACCAACAGCTACCAAACGCCATCATCACCCGCCTGCCCAGTTACATAATTTAACTTCTTTTGGAACTTTTGTCAAACTCCTTCCTCGCAATCCCAAAAATCAGGCCACCACTTGTCGACTGCTATTGATTTCAGTCGATTCTTCCACTAAACCAATTGTAGAACAACCCTTAATTCGACACAAATGGTCAATGCAAATGAAGTAAACAGTTGACGTGATAAAatattgaagaaaataatgagaGGTTACAAATTATTGATGGCAAAATTGAAGGTTTGACATTAGAGATGCGAGATGTGAAGGCATCACTTAAATTCATTGCTGATAGCCTGTATTCAACCACAACCGCTGCTTCAGCCTCAAGTGCAGCCTCAGCTAATGTTCATGTCCCCGAACAGAGAACAAATATAGTGAAACCTGAAGTTGTTGAGTTTCATGGAGATCAAGAACCGAATATATTCATAGATTGGCTACATAGTGTTGACAACTTCTTTCGATAGTATAATCTGTCCGAGGATAAAAAAGTAGTTTTTATTGCTACAAAATTTAGAGGAATTACTCGTATTTGGTGGGAGCAATACCAGAGATCCGGGTATTTTCATGTGGCAAGGCGGGAAGACATGAGAGCTGCTTTGGTTCGTCAATTTAAGCCTGCGGACTATAAACAACGCGTGTCACTTCATTTTACTGAGCTTGTGCAAGGAAGCAAATCCGTTGTAGATTACACTCGACAATTTTATAATTTGGCAGCACAATCTGAGTTTCCTTGGGATGAAGACGTCCTTATTTCTATGTATTGTCAAGGCTTGCATTATGAAATTTCAGGTAAAGTAGCCGGTAGTAGATGTTTGTTTTTAAAGGATGCTATATAGGTTGCACATTCAGTTGAGGATGGTCTGAAGAGGAGCGTTGGGATGAGTTTATTCTCTAACAAGTCGAGGAATGCTTTTGTTCTTTCAGATCCTATTCAAGGCCAGCAAACGATTAACAAGTATAATCGTGTTCCATTCTCATCACAAGCTAGAAACACTAGCCGATGCTTTAACTGTCAAGGAATTGGGCGTAATTCTCCCAACAAAACTCACCTTTGAAAAGAGTTAATGTGGTGGAAAAAGAAAATCTTGACGTTTTATACGTCGAGATGACTAAAGAAGACCTCGAAGCGGAGGAACATTTAGAAAAGACAGCTAATCTTGGGGTTATGCAAGCAACACAAGAAGGTGCAAATGATTCACATGTACAACGACGACAAATCTTTTACACTAGAGTTACATGTGTTTGTAAAATCTGTTCTCTCATCATTGATATTGGGAGCTGCACAAATGTTATAGGCGCGTATGCTGTTAAAAGGTTGTTAAAAGGTTAGGCTTAATGGCAGAGGTTCGTCCTTATTATATATGTTGGATTAGTGATACGAAGCTTCGGTTGTAAAGGCGGTGCTTGGTTAAATTTTCAACCGAGAAGTTTAATGATGCAGTTATGTGTGATGTTCTTCCATTGAAGCTTGCGATATCATTTGGGGCGTCCATGGCTTGTTGCTCGAGATGCTCATCATGTTGCACGTGCCAACACATATACTGTTGTCAAGAATGGTCGTTGATATACTCTTGCTTGTGATCGTTCTCATGTGCCAGTTAGGCAACAGTCTTTGGTGCTTTATCAAGCTCTGTGTGATTGTATTAACTTGACGAAGTCGAGTTCTTTTCAGCGGAGGAGAATTGATGCAGGACAACGGGTCAGAAAGTCCAAAGAAAGTATTTGGAAGCAATATAATAGGCTTTGGAAGCCCATTTATTAGATTATTCTAAAATAggtttagttatttaattagtttaattttaattaggaaagtagattatattatatatagttttAATCTTTGTAAATCAGCAGAGTATATTATTACTGAAATTGATCAGTGTTGTTTTCTGAAATCTCTCGAGAGAGTTTTCTACCCTAATCCTTAATCAGCCACCATCCCCTATCAAAAATAGGCCAACAGTTTGTATTTTCCATTATGTTGAAACTGTTATTCAGAAAATGGAAATCAGTTGTCCACCATATCTTTCTCTCTCAAGATTCTGTTTACTCTCTCTCTATAACTGAACTCTCTCTGGTTTATATCCCTCTAAAACTATCAATATTTCTTTTATTCTTCTACATTTCTAGCTTAAATTCTCAGTTTCTAGTTTTACTGTTCTAAGCATTCAAACATATACAAAAATACAAAACATCATAAAAACTCAAAATCATCATGACAAGGCATGACAGCTGGAAGTCTGGAATCAAGTACAGTTGAACTTTCATTTCCTGGAAGTTGGCAACAAGCTTAGTAATTCAGAAGATTGTGTAAAAAGAtggatttttttatatatagttaCGGTCCCTTACGTAGGAGATATTGCTAATCCTACTGGCCCTGTCTTATATAATATGGTAATTAGGTTTTCACTATTGTAGACTGTACCAAATATACGACCTTACTTCAGCACAGATTTGAGGTGATGCATTTGACACAATACAGTAATGCAATAGCATTTGTCCCAGTGCGTTGTAGAATTTTCTGCTCTAAAAACTTTAAATTTGTTCTGCAATTATTAAGGTTGTTGCTTTAATCCGAAAAATAACTACTTTTTCAGATTGATGCCAGCTCATTTGTCTAAATTATGGATTAATTTTCTGGACTTGCTAGATAGAGGCAGTAATTTGTTTTGCTATTTGCTCTATGTTGTTTGAAAATCCTATATTAAGACATTTCGTAGCTGTAAAATATTACAGCATAGAGACTTAGGTTTGTGTTTTATACTTCCATTTGacaaataatttttattattactAGGGAATTAACTTTAAATCAGCCAAGAAGAGGAAGGGCATGCTAACAGGATTTGTGAGTTTTGAGACCGCCGAACAAGTTAAAAGTGCAGTTCAGGTATTATTTTTGGCTTGTTAATAAGATTTCAGTGTACTTTTAGTAGCTTGTCTTCTCATGAGTATATGTTCCAGGAGTTGAATGGAAAATCTTTTGGGAACAAGAATTTGAAGATTGCAGATGCCATCCCGAGGACCCCTCTTCCATCAAGTACACAGCATACAACTTCTGAAAACTCTGATGTCCCCAAATCTTCATTTGGTGTTGATGATGCTGACTGTGTTGATGACAATATAACTCCGGAGAGTACAGTCTCAAAGAGTAGAAGTGCACGTGATTCcgtgacaccacttgctcataTGTCCTATGTTGATCAACTGGAGCACAAGAAGAGTTCTCTAGCTCAAATGCTCAAAAAACTGGtgattatatttattttatatttttcgaTTCCTTGAAGCACTTGGATATCCTTGTACTTAGTATGCCGTTTATCGAGTTCTAAGGTTATTTGCCACTTGTTCACCATAAGCTGACATAAACCTCCTACTTATTTATTGTCCATGTGCAGACTCGAAATGCACGTAAAGCATGTCCAAATGGCATCTCGCTTCCAGAATGGATTCTTAGTTCTAGAGAAATAGGTCAGCTCTTACTTATCTGAGTAACTGAGACGTTAATCTGTTATATGTGTTCTGAGTTTGTTGGGAGGCAAAGCATGTTGGGATGCAATTAGGGCTATAATGTAAATCAAAATCAAGCAGAATCGAACTCGATTCAAACTCGAGTCGGTCCAAGTTTTCGACAAGTTCTACTCGAATGCGACTCGTTTGTTCGAACTCTACTTGAATTGGTTCGAACTTGACTCCACTCAAACTTGATACTACACATGTATGTAATATATTGGGTTGGACTTGGTAATGTCGGGATGGGCTATCTATTTGGTTCATAAAATACTTTGAAATTCAAGTAGTTCAAACTCGACTAGAGCTTGATAACTCGTTAACCGGCTTGAACTCGACTCTGTGTATACTCGAGTCGAGTTCAATTACAATTTCTAGAATCGATTAATTTTTACTCACTCGATTTAAATTACTGCCCTAGAGGCAATGatgtttttgaacaattgatgTCGAGACTGTAGTTTAGAATACACATTACCGAAAGACATGTTATCTAAAATTGAATACTACCTTAAACAAACTTACTATTATCTTTTGTTTAATTATGATAACTAACTTGGTAACTAATAATGTTATTGGTCTTCTATCAATTTGCAGGTGGTCTTCCATGCAAGTTTGAAGGTATAGTTGAATCACCGCTTGTTAATGGTTACCGTAACAAGTGTGAATTCTCTGTTGGATATTCTGTACAGGGAAAAGTTACTGTTGGATTTTCACTTGGAAATTTCAGGTATTCTAGGGAAGTTCAACTGTTCAAGGTTTATAGatttcctttttgttttgttGGTATAAGAATTATCGTAAAATTATTCTAGGGAGGGTGTGATAGCAGTTGATGAGCCTCTGAACTGTCCAAATGTTTCTGGAGTTGCTTGTAAATATGCTGgatttcaagaatttttaaagCATTCAGAGTTGCCAATCTGGAACAGATTAAATAACACTGGATTTTGGCGTCAACTCACTGTAAGTTTTCCAAACTACCGGTGTGAGTAATCAAATTGCTTTTGGCCCTTGATTATAGTTATCATTCTTTACAGAATCAATTAATTCAAAGTCTAGGCAGAAATACGATCTGTTATGGATAGTA from Apium graveolens cultivar Ventura unplaced genomic scaffold, ASM990537v1 ctg9055, whole genome shotgun sequence harbors:
- the LOC141705574 gene encoding zinc finger CCCH domain-containing protein 24-like — protein: MNGHDSISDHPLISPLSPPPEPRPETLPEPQPETVPELESIQPLATTADPVPEPGEKRKQPEPDSEPIAPPPEKSKHPLWKTSLCSYYRRTGGECSHGETCRYAHSEEELRQRPDNTWDPTSERGKKMKNENGESVEVKRGGDEVLNTETIGECCSDDVLQKCFVNLPMRWSSDNLRSFLTDNGINFKSAKKRKGMLTGFVSFETAEQVKSAVQELNGKSFGNKNLKIADAIPRTPLPSSTQHTTSENSDVPKSSFGVDDADCVDDNITPESTVSKSRSARDSVTPLAHMSYVDQLEHKKSSLAQMLKKLTRNARKACPNGISLPEWILSSREIGGLPCKFEGIVESPLVNGYRNKCEFSVGYSVQGKVTVGFSLGNFREGVIAVDEPLNCPNVSGVACKYAGFQEFLKHSELPIWNRLNNTGFWRQLTVSFPNYRCE